One Halobaculum sp. CBA1158 DNA segment encodes these proteins:
- a CDS encoding ABC transporter substrate-binding protein: MARDIDRRDILKGVGTAGVVGMAGCITQNDSGGGGDTEADSGGDDTEADSGGDDTETEASDDSESMRTVRHSVLMPLTGDLASLGGAIRDGGTLPVKQLRAAGDMPVEFDQTVEDTQTDPQAGIQAANGLANAGYPTVCGPASSGVNLQVTQQVFIPNGMVGISPSSTSPAVTDLDDNGLIFRTAPSDALQGQVMADVATNNLGDSTASIMYVNNDYGQKLAEVFEESFVDTHSGTVQESIAFAKEQSSYSSPLSTAMGDSPSLLVVIGYPASGIQIFRDFYAEYNNDTHIMVTDGLRDSTLPDEVGNDMSNVYGTAPQATGPGQEEFVSLYEDEYDRAPGAFNAHAYDASAVCLLANVVTGENEGDAIKENMTEVANPNDGMEVTPGNLPEGLRAAADGEAVYYQGASSSVNFDENGDMTAVTYEYFKFNTDVEGNIESLESIDFEA, from the coding sequence ATGGCACGCGATATCGACCGTCGTGACATTCTGAAAGGCGTCGGAACGGCCGGCGTCGTCGGAATGGCGGGCTGCATCACTCAGAACGACTCCGGCGGCGGTGGCGACACCGAAGCCGACTCGGGCGGCGACGACACCGAAGCCGACTCCGGGGGCGACGACACCGAGACGGAGGCGTCCGACGACTCCGAATCGATGCGGACGGTCCGGCACTCGGTGCTGATGCCGCTCACCGGCGACCTTGCGTCGCTCGGCGGGGCCATCCGCGACGGCGGGACGCTCCCGGTCAAGCAACTCAGGGCCGCTGGCGACATGCCCGTCGAGTTCGACCAGACCGTCGAGGACACACAGACCGACCCGCAGGCAGGGATCCAGGCGGCCAACGGGCTCGCGAACGCCGGCTATCCGACGGTGTGTGGGCCGGCCTCATCGGGCGTTAACCTCCAGGTGACCCAGCAGGTGTTCATCCCCAACGGGATGGTCGGGATCTCCCCCTCCTCCACCTCGCCGGCGGTCACCGACCTCGACGACAACGGACTCATCTTCCGGACGGCCCCCTCGGACGCGCTGCAGGGGCAGGTGATGGCCGACGTGGCCACGAACAACCTCGGAGACTCGACGGCGTCGATCATGTACGTCAACAACGACTACGGCCAGAAGTTGGCCGAGGTGTTCGAGGAGTCATTCGTCGATACCCACTCCGGGACCGTCCAGGAGTCCATCGCCTTCGCGAAGGAACAGTCCAGCTATTCTTCGCCGCTGTCGACGGCCATGGGCGACTCGCCGAGTCTGCTCGTCGTGATCGGGTACCCCGCCTCGGGTATCCAGATCTTCCGCGACTTCTACGCGGAGTACAACAACGACACCCACATCATGGTGACCGACGGGCTGCGCGACTCGACTCTCCCGGACGAGGTCGGGAACGACATGTCCAACGTCTACGGGACGGCCCCACAGGCGACCGGCCCCGGCCAGGAGGAGTTCGTCTCGCTGTACGAGGACGAGTACGACCGCGCGCCCGGCGCGTTCAACGCCCACGCCTACGACGCCTCGGCGGTGTGTCTGCTCGCGAACGTCGTCACCGGCGAGAACGAGGGCGACGCGATCAAAGAGAACATGACCGAGGTCGCCAACCCGAACGACGGGATGGAGGTCACGCCCGGCAATCTCCCCGAGGGGCTGCGTGCGGCCGCGGACGGCGAGGCCGTCTACTACCAGGGCGCGTCCTCGTCGGTCAACTTCGACGAGAACGGGGACATGACCGCCGTCACCTACGAGTACTTCAAGTTCAACACGGACGTCGAGGGCAACATCGAGTCGCTCGAGTCGATCGACTTCGAGGCCTGA
- a CDS encoding amidohydrolase family protein, with protein MHVLRNGTVVDADGVREADVAIEDGEIVAVGDVGRGDTETDLSGQFVAPGLVDSHVHLMMDGRPDVATAQQESSYDRSYIAAGNLRAAVEAGVTTVRDLGAPGSLAIDAGRAVAEDRLIGPRVLAAGQNVVMTGGHGHWFGREADGPDEVRKAAREQLKRGADVVKCMATGGVLTEGARTGAPELTPEELAALVDAAGAKGVPTAAHAHGKEGLLNAVDAGITSIEHGTFMDREAAAAMADAGTYWVPTASALENIVDNPDAGIPESAMTKALEAADAFASSFDHAAEEGVRVAMGTDAGTPFNHFEDIPDELAYMVDYGMTPAEALEAATVTGAQLCGLDDVGLVAEGYRADLVVLDDNPAEDADAWGDPVAVFADGEHVV; from the coding sequence ATGCACGTACTCAGAAACGGCACCGTCGTCGATGCCGACGGCGTCCGCGAGGCCGACGTGGCGATCGAGGACGGCGAGATCGTCGCCGTCGGCGACGTTGGACGCGGCGACACCGAAACGGATCTCAGCGGTCAGTTCGTCGCCCCGGGACTGGTCGACTCGCACGTCCACCTCATGATGGACGGCCGCCCCGACGTGGCGACCGCCCAGCAGGAGAGCAGCTACGACCGCTCGTACATCGCCGCGGGGAACCTCCGGGCGGCCGTGGAGGCTGGCGTCACGACCGTCCGCGACCTCGGCGCGCCCGGGAGCCTCGCGATCGACGCGGGTCGCGCCGTCGCCGAGGACCGACTGATCGGTCCGCGCGTGCTCGCCGCCGGCCAGAACGTCGTCATGACGGGCGGGCACGGCCATTGGTTCGGTCGCGAGGCCGACGGGCCCGACGAGGTCCGCAAGGCGGCCCGCGAACAGCTCAAACGCGGCGCGGACGTGGTGAAGTGCATGGCCACCGGGGGCGTGCTCACCGAAGGCGCACGGACGGGCGCGCCGGAGCTCACGCCCGAGGAGCTGGCCGCCCTCGTCGACGCCGCCGGCGCGAAGGGCGTCCCGACGGCGGCGCACGCCCACGGAAAAGAAGGGCTCCTCAACGCCGTCGACGCCGGGATCACGAGCATCGAGCACGGGACGTTCATGGACCGCGAGGCCGCCGCCGCGATGGCCGACGCCGGCACCTACTGGGTGCCGACGGCGTCGGCGCTCGAGAACATCGTCGACAACCCCGACGCCGGGATCCCCGAGTCGGCGATGACGAAGGCCCTCGAGGCCGCCGACGCGTTCGCGTCGTCGTTCGACCACGCCGCCGAGGAGGGCGTTCGCGTCGCGATGGGTACCGACGCCGGGACGCCGTTCAACCACTTCGAGGACATCCCCGACGAACTCGCCTACATGGTCGACTACGGGATGACGCCGGCGGAAGCGCTGGAGGCCGCCACCGTCACCGGCGCGCAGCTGTGCGGGCTCGACGACGTGGGGCTCGTCGCCGAGGGCTACCGCGCCGACCTCGTCGTGCTCGACGACAACCCCGCCGAGGACGCCGACGCCTGGGGCGACCCCGTCGCCGTGTTCGCTGACGGCGAGCACGTGGTCTGA
- a CDS encoding amidase: MTDDRSNDHHRSDDNRRSGEQLADLAAALRAGDRDPAAYAEEIRDRIDDRDDRVRAWVDGAKSRSWAAAEAEAMADRHPDGSRPPLFGVPVGVKDIIHVDGLATRAGSSLPPSELVGPEATVVRRLREAGALVAGKTHTTEFAYFEPAPTRNPHDTDYTPGGSSSGSAAAVATGTAPLALGTQTVGSVIRPAAFCGVVGFKPSYGRVPTDGVIPLSASVDHVGVFTRDVAGAALAMSVIADDWSGATIGEGPTVEAGPGGRPTLGVPDGPYLDQATEAGRAAFDDAIAALEAAGYDLVRAEPFPEIDAINDRHNRLVAAEAALAHGDWYAAHADRYADATADLIEEGRDAPVAALVDGRRGRHRLRERLASEADDLGVDAWVAPAAPGPAPEGIDDTGDPVMNLPWTHAGLPTVGLPAGDVDGLPVGVQVAAGFDADERLLRWARELASAVADAA, encoded by the coding sequence ATGACCGACGACCGATCCAACGACCACCATCGATCCGACGACAACCGTCGATCCGGCGAGCAGCTCGCAGACCTCGCGGCCGCGCTGCGCGCCGGCGATCGGGACCCTGCGGCGTACGCCGAGGAGATCCGCGACCGAATCGACGACCGCGACGACCGCGTCCGCGCCTGGGTCGACGGCGCGAAGAGCCGGTCGTGGGCGGCGGCGGAGGCCGAGGCGATGGCGGATCGACACCCCGACGGCTCGCGTCCGCCGCTGTTCGGCGTCCCGGTCGGCGTGAAGGACATCATTCACGTCGACGGCCTCGCGACGCGCGCCGGTTCCTCGCTTCCCCCGAGCGAACTCGTCGGACCGGAGGCGACCGTCGTGCGTCGGCTCCGCGAGGCCGGCGCGCTCGTCGCCGGCAAGACGCACACGACCGAGTTCGCCTACTTCGAGCCCGCCCCGACGCGCAATCCGCACGACACCGATTACACCCCGGGCGGATCCTCCAGCGGCTCGGCCGCGGCGGTCGCGACCGGCACAGCCCCCCTCGCGCTCGGAACGCAGACCGTGGGGTCGGTGATCCGACCGGCCGCCTTCTGCGGCGTCGTCGGCTTCAAACCCAGCTACGGCCGGGTTCCGACCGACGGTGTGATCCCCCTGTCGGCGTCGGTCGACCACGTCGGCGTCTTCACCCGAGACGTCGCCGGCGCGGCCCTCGCGATGTCGGTGATCGCGGACGACTGGAGCGGGGCCACCATCGGGGAGGGCCCCACCGTCGAGGCAGGCCCCGGCGGCCGGCCGACGCTCGGCGTGCCGGACGGGCCGTACCTCGACCAGGCGACCGAGGCGGGGCGGGCGGCGTTCGACGACGCGATCGCCGCGCTCGAGGCGGCGGGCTACGACCTCGTCCGCGCCGAGCCCTTCCCGGAGATCGACGCGATCAACGACCGTCACAACCGACTCGTCGCCGCCGAGGCCGCGCTCGCGCACGGCGACTGGTACGCCGCACACGCCGACCGGTACGCCGACGCGACGGCCGATCTCATCGAGGAGGGCCGCGACGCGCCCGTCGCGGCTCTCGTCGACGGGCGACGCGGTCGACACCGACTCCGCGAACGCCTCGCGAGCGAGGCAGACGACCTGGGCGTCGACGCGTGGGTCGCCCCCGCCGCGCCCGGGCCCGCGCCAGAGGGGATCGACGACACCGGAGACCCCGTGATGAACCTCCCGTGGACGCACGCCGGCCTCCCGACGGTCGGGCTGCCGGCGGGCGACGTCGACGGACTCCCCGTCGGCGTGCAGGTCGCCGCCGGGTTCGACGCCGACGAGCGCCTCCTCCGGTGGGCCCGGGAGCTCGCATCCGCGGTCGCCGACGCCGCCTGA
- a CDS encoding DUF1328 domain-containing protein, whose product MQLFSGEFLQYAVVFFVLALVAAVLGARGVAGVSMTIAKWLVIVFIVLAVISLVL is encoded by the coding sequence ATGCAACTGTTCAGCGGAGAGTTTCTGCAGTACGCCGTCGTGTTCTTCGTGCTCGCGCTCGTCGCCGCCGTCCTCGGCGCGCGCGGCGTCGCGGGGGTGAGCATGACGATCGCGAAGTGGCTCGTGATCGTCTTCATCGTACTCGCCGTCATCTCGCTGGTCCTGTAG